From Acinetobacter lwoffii, a single genomic window includes:
- a CDS encoding integration host factor subunit alpha, whose protein sequence is MTALTKAEMADHLSELTSLNRREAKQMVELFFDEISQALISGEQVKLSGFGNFELRDKRQRPGRNPKTGEEIPISARRVVTFRAGQKFRQRVGNEQVN, encoded by the coding sequence ATGACAGCACTAACTAAAGCAGAAATGGCTGATCATTTAAGTGAGCTCACGAGTTTAAACCGTCGTGAAGCAAAACAAATGGTTGAGTTGTTCTTCGATGAGATTAGCCAGGCGCTCATCTCAGGCGAGCAAGTAAAACTTTCGGGTTTTGGTAATTTCGAGTTGCGTGATAAGCGTCAACGTCCGGGCCGTAACCCGAAAACGGGTGAAGAGATTCCGATTTCTGCACGCCGCGTGGTCACCTTCCGTGCGGGACAGAAGTTCCGTCAACGTGTGGGAAATGAGCAGGTCAACTGA
- the pheT gene encoding phenylalanine--tRNA ligase subunit beta, whose protein sequence is MKISENWLRTWVNPAIDSDKLSDQLTMLGLEVDELAPAAKPFTGVVVGEVLTVEQHPDADRLRVTTVNIGSGEPLQIVCGAPNVRAGMKAPVATIGAVLPGDFKIKKGKLRGVESQGMLCGASEIDLEDKIDGLLELPADAPVGMNIREYLDLDDNVIDISITPNRGDCFSIRGIAREIGVINQLPVTAPEIKEVTATISHEKKVVVSTEGCPRYLGRVIKNVNTKAVTPVWMERALARSGIRQHSILVDITNYVLIELGQPLHAFDGGKVQGAVHVRQATEAERLVLLNEQEVELNEKVMVIADDEKALAIAGIMGGLSSAVSDATTEIFLESAFFAPLHIAGRARSFGLHTDASQRYERGVDFELPMLAMHRASQLIAELAGGEFGPITVAENAALLPTRDAIELNQAQVDQLLGYSVDSAFITDALTRLGCEVTVKAEGEWSVVPPSYRYDMVIYQDLIEEVARIHGYDNIQISLPVIDVKLAKYQDQFELGQLRQTAVTLGYQEAISFSFADLKLEKQLNSHVKPLALANPISSDLAVMRSTLLSSLIPCVQYNVNRQQSRVRFFELGLRFDYQEANSIHDLKQIPTFALIATGSRTPESWHGKAQPMDFFDFKGDIEEILAAGRVKVEYVRSERSWLHPGQSAEILVNGQSIGYFGRLHPSLEDELDLATTWVAELDQTAVLQTYVSNFTELSRFPSVRRDIALLISDKINVSEIQGLIEKTGGELLDSTWLFDVYTGQGVEEGKRSLAFALLWQHPSRTLEDAEIKSGMDNILQVLENTYQATLRAS, encoded by the coding sequence AATTGTATGTGGCGCGCCAAACGTACGTGCCGGCATGAAAGCGCCAGTTGCGACCATTGGTGCAGTACTTCCGGGTGATTTCAAAATCAAGAAAGGCAAGCTTCGTGGTGTCGAGTCACAAGGCATGCTGTGCGGCGCTTCAGAAATCGATTTGGAAGATAAAATCGATGGTCTGTTAGAGCTGCCTGCAGATGCACCAGTAGGTATGAACATCCGTGAATATCTGGATCTTGATGATAACGTGATTGACATCAGCATCACACCAAACCGTGGTGACTGTTTCAGTATTCGCGGGATCGCACGTGAAATTGGTGTGATTAACCAGCTTCCGGTGACTGCGCCTGAAATTAAAGAAGTTACTGCAACTATTAGCCACGAAAAGAAAGTCGTTGTGTCAACTGAAGGCTGCCCACGTTACTTAGGTCGTGTGATCAAGAACGTCAATACCAAGGCTGTGACTCCTGTATGGATGGAGCGTGCATTGGCACGTTCAGGTATCCGTCAGCACAGCATTCTGGTCGATATTACCAACTATGTATTAATCGAGCTTGGTCAACCGCTACACGCATTTGATGGTGGTAAAGTGCAAGGTGCGGTACATGTACGTCAAGCGACGGAAGCTGAAAGGTTAGTTTTGCTCAATGAACAAGAAGTTGAACTCAACGAGAAAGTGATGGTGATTGCAGATGATGAAAAAGCATTGGCGATTGCCGGTATTATGGGTGGCTTGTCTTCAGCAGTCAGCGATGCAACCACTGAAATTTTCCTGGAATCAGCATTCTTCGCACCATTACATATTGCCGGTCGTGCGCGTAGCTTTGGTTTACATACTGATGCTTCTCAGCGTTATGAACGTGGTGTCGATTTCGAATTGCCAATGCTTGCCATGCATCGTGCATCACAATTGATTGCGGAACTTGCGGGCGGTGAGTTTGGTCCAATTACAGTTGCCGAAAATGCAGCGCTACTGCCAACACGCGATGCAATTGAGTTGAATCAAGCCCAAGTCGATCAACTGCTAGGTTATAGTGTTGACTCAGCGTTCATTACTGATGCTTTAACCCGTTTAGGTTGTGAAGTTACAGTAAAAGCAGAAGGTGAGTGGTCTGTAGTGCCGCCATCATATCGTTATGATATGGTGATTTACCAAGACTTGATTGAAGAAGTCGCTCGTATTCATGGCTATGACAATATTCAAATCAGTTTGCCTGTGATTGATGTGAAGCTGGCCAAATACCAAGATCAATTTGAATTGGGTCAACTCCGTCAAACCGCGGTAACTTTGGGTTACCAAGAGGCAATCAGTTTTAGTTTTGCAGACTTAAAACTTGAAAAGCAACTTAATTCTCATGTGAAACCTTTAGCATTAGCCAATCCAATTTCAAGTGATTTGGCGGTGATGCGTTCAACCTTGCTATCTAGTCTGATTCCTTGTGTTCAGTACAATGTCAACCGTCAGCAAAGCCGTGTACGTTTCTTCGAGCTCGGTCTGCGTTTCGACTATCAAGAAGCGAACAGTATTCATGATTTAAAACAGATTCCAACTTTTGCCCTGATTGCAACGGGTTCACGTACCCCTGAGTCTTGGCATGGCAAGGCACAGCCAATGGACTTCTTTGACTTTAAGGGCGATATAGAGGAAATTCTGGCTGCTGGTCGTGTCAAAGTGGAATATGTCCGTTCAGAGCGTAGCTGGTTGCATCCAGGACAATCCGCAGAGATTCTCGTGAATGGTCAATCAATTGGTTACTTTGGCCGTTTACATCCTTCACTTGAAGACGAACTTGATCTGGCAACCACATGGGTAGCAGAATTGGATCAAACGGCTGTTTTGCAAACTTATGTATCTAATTTTACAGAATTATCACGTTTTCCATCGGTTCGACGTGATATTGCGCTTTTAATTAGTGATAAGATTAATGTTAGCGAAATTCAGGGACTTATCGAAAAAACAGGCGGAGAGCTTTTAGACTCAACTTGGTTGTTCGATGTGTACACTGGACAAGGAGTAGAAGAAGGGAAACGCTCACTGGCATTTGCACTTCTCTGGCAGCATCCAAGCCGTACACTGGAAGATGCTGAAATTAAATCAGGTATGGATAATATCCTTCAAGTGTTAGAAAACACTTACCAAGCGACATTGAGGGCTTCATGA
- the rho gene encoding transcription termination factor Rho — protein MNLTELKKKPIGELIKIAEFMGLEGMARNRKQDIIFAILKRHAMNGEEIFGDGVLEILSDGFGFLRSAAGSYLAGPDDIYVSPSQIRRFNLRTGDTITGTIRPPKEGERYFALLKVNQINYDTPENSRNKILFENLTPLFPTEQLVMELGNGTTEDLTTRVIDLVAPIGKGQRSIIVAPPKAGKTMLLQSIAQSIVRNNPEVILIVLLIDERPEEVTEMERTVRGEVVASTFDESPARHVQVAEMVIEKAKRLVEHKKDVVILLDSITRLARAYNTVIPSSGKVLTGGVDAHALERPKRFFGAARNIEEGGSLTIISTALIETGSKMDEVIYEEFKGTGNQEITLDRRIAEKRVFPAMNIKKSGTRREERLMSEDNLRKVWILRKLLHTQDELAAMEFLLDRMKETKTNDDFFDQMKRKASN, from the coding sequence ATGAATTTAACCGAACTCAAGAAAAAACCGATTGGCGAACTCATCAAGATTGCCGAGTTTATGGGCCTCGAAGGTATGGCTCGTAACCGTAAGCAAGACATTATTTTTGCCATCTTAAAACGTCATGCAATGAATGGCGAAGAGATTTTTGGTGATGGCGTTCTAGAAATTTTGTCAGATGGTTTTGGCTTTTTACGCTCAGCCGCAGGTTCTTATTTAGCAGGTCCTGACGATATCTATGTCAGCCCTTCTCAAATTCGTCGTTTTAACCTCCGTACTGGCGACACCATTACTGGCACCATTCGCCCGCCGAAAGAAGGCGAACGTTATTTTGCTTTACTTAAAGTCAATCAGATTAACTACGACACACCTGAAAATTCACGTAACAAGATTCTGTTTGAAAACTTGACCCCATTATTCCCGACCGAACAGTTGGTGATGGAGTTAGGCAATGGTACCACTGAAGATTTAACCACCCGTGTGATCGACCTAGTGGCCCCGATTGGTAAAGGCCAGCGTTCAATTATTGTGGCTCCGCCGAAAGCGGGTAAAACCATGCTGCTGCAAAGCATTGCACAGTCCATCGTTCGCAATAATCCTGAAGTTATTCTGATCGTTCTCCTGATTGATGAACGTCCAGAAGAAGTGACCGAGATGGAACGTACGGTTCGCGGTGAAGTCGTGGCTTCTACCTTTGATGAATCTCCTGCACGTCACGTTCAAGTTGCTGAAATGGTGATTGAAAAAGCAAAACGTCTGGTTGAGCACAAGAAAGATGTGGTGATTCTGCTTGACTCGATTACCCGTCTGGCACGTGCCTATAACACCGTGATCCCTTCATCAGGCAAAGTACTGACTGGTGGTGTGGATGCGCATGCCTTAGAACGTCCTAAACGTTTCTTTGGTGCTGCACGTAATATCGAAGAAGGCGGTTCACTGACCATCATTTCTACTGCCCTGATTGAAACTGGTAGTAAAATGGATGAAGTGATTTACGAAGAATTCAAAGGTACAGGTAACCAGGAAATTACCCTTGATCGTCGTATTGCTGAAAAACGCGTATTCCCTGCAATGAACATCAAGAAATCTGGTACTCGCCGTGAAGAACGCCTGATGTCGGAAGACAATCTGCGTAAAGTCTGGATTCTGCGCAAGCTGTTGCATACTCAAGATGAGTTGGCGGCAATGGAATTCTTACTGGATCGCATGAAAGAAACCAAAACCAATGATGATTTCTTTGATCAGATGAAACGCAAAGCTTCAAATTAA